One Syntrophaceae bacterium DNA window includes the following coding sequences:
- a CDS encoding PhoH family protein, giving the protein MIKTYILDTNVLLHNPGALFAFEDNQIVIPMAVIEEIDNQKRRQDEIGRNARVVSQELDKLRESGCLSTGVPLPSGGRLRIELNHQDAVADFPAGFDPHKTDNRILAVACTLNRQLPGRVFLVSKDLNLRVKADVMGVPAQDFYSDKVNYHELYTGAGVVDVTAEEMDAFFREGRLAMNGRCPGRPHEFFVLKNHASSSQSALARYFRGELRSLVHGESTNQGIKARNKEQRFALELLLNDQVRVVTLVGRAGTGKTLLAIAVGLEKVMEQKSYSRLLITRPVIPLGNDLGFLPGSKEEKLRPWMQPIYDNLEFIFSANPEPHRIIEHLMDRGILEMEALAYIRGRSIPRQFIICDEAQNLTPHMIKTLITRVGEGTKIVFTGDPEQIDHPYLDASSNGLSYLVEHLKDEEIAGHVTLFKGERSQVAEMGARLL; this is encoded by the coding sequence ATGATCAAGACGTACATCCTGGATACCAACGTGCTGCTGCACAACCCCGGGGCCCTGTTCGCCTTCGAGGACAACCAGATCGTCATCCCCATGGCCGTCATCGAGGAGATCGACAACCAGAAGCGGCGCCAGGACGAGATCGGCCGCAACGCCCGCGTCGTGTCGCAGGAGCTCGACAAGCTCCGCGAGTCGGGCTGCCTGTCCACGGGCGTGCCCCTGCCCTCGGGGGGGCGGCTGCGCATCGAGCTCAACCACCAGGACGCCGTGGCGGACTTCCCCGCCGGGTTCGACCCCCACAAGACGGACAACCGCATCCTCGCCGTGGCCTGCACCCTGAACCGCCAGCTGCCCGGGCGGGTCTTCCTCGTCTCGAAGGACCTCAATCTCCGGGTCAAGGCCGACGTCATGGGCGTGCCCGCCCAGGACTTCTACAGCGACAAGGTCAACTACCACGAGCTCTACACGGGCGCCGGCGTCGTGGACGTGACGGCGGAGGAGATGGACGCCTTCTTCCGGGAGGGGCGCCTCGCGATGAACGGCCGATGCCCCGGCAGGCCCCACGAGTTCTTCGTGCTGAAGAACCACGCCTCGTCCTCTCAGTCCGCGCTGGCCCGGTACTTCCGGGGCGAGCTGCGGTCGCTCGTCCACGGGGAGAGCACCAACCAGGGCATCAAGGCCCGCAACAAGGAGCAGCGCTTCGCCCTGGAGCTGCTGCTCAACGACCAGGTCCGCGTCGTGACCCTCGTGGGCCGCGCCGGGACGGGCAAGACGCTGCTGGCCATCGCCGTCGGCCTCGAGAAGGTCATGGAGCAGAAGAGCTACTCGCGGCTGCTTATCACCCGGCCCGTCATCCCGCTGGGCAACGACCTGGGGTTCCTCCCGGGCTCCAAGGAGGAGAAGCTCAGGCCCTGGATGCAGCCCATCTACGACAACCTGGAGTTCATCTTCAGCGCGAACCCCGAGCCGCACCGGATCATCGAGCACCTCATGGACCGCGGCATCCTCGAGATGGAGGCGCTCGCCTACATCCGGGGCCGCAGCATCCCCAGGCAGTTCATCATCTGCGACGAGGCGCAGAACCTCACGCCGCACATGATCAAGACGCTCATCACCCGCGTGGGCGAGGGCACGAAGATCGTCTTCACGGGCGACCCCGAGCAGATCGACCACCCCTACCTCGACGCGAGCAGCAACGGCCTGAGCTATCTCGTCGAGCACCTCAAGGACGAGGAGATCGCCGGCCACGTCACGCTGTTCAAGGGGGAGAGATCGCAAGTCGCCGAAATGGGAGCAAGGCTGCTGTAA
- the phnM gene encoding phosphonate metabolism protein PhnM has translation MREMCDCVIENARVVTPAGILEGSALAVRAGRIDRVGPAPAAPGCRRIDAGGAWLMPGFIDLHSDALEKDLEPRPNTRFPLDIVIVELDKKLAACGVTTIFHAVSFAEGEIGVRSNEQAAAVIERIAELAPRLTVDTRIHARFEITDEAAVPRLETLLRAGKIHLLSLMDHTPGQGQFREAAAFETYYRRVYGKDKAEVDEIIGRKLRAQQQAAARLEHMTGLCRSLGIPMASHDDDSREKVRWLRDRAVAISEFPVNMEALRAASDSGLHVCLGAPNVLRGASQGGNLSARAAIEAGYGDILCSDYAPMTMLHAVFTLEALGLAPLHEAVNMVSLRAARAVGIHRDKGSLEEGKAADLVLVERTDGVPRIRKTFVAGQEVFSTCPR, from the coding sequence ATGCGTGAGATGTGCGACTGCGTGATCGAAAACGCCCGCGTCGTGACCCCGGCGGGGATCCTCGAGGGCTCGGCGCTCGCCGTCCGCGCGGGGCGCATCGACCGGGTCGGCCCGGCGCCCGCGGCGCCGGGGTGCCGGCGGATCGACGCCGGCGGCGCCTGGCTCATGCCCGGCTTCATCGACCTGCACAGCGACGCCCTGGAGAAGGACCTCGAGCCGCGGCCCAACACCCGCTTCCCCCTCGACATCGTCATCGTCGAGCTCGACAAGAAGCTCGCCGCCTGCGGCGTGACGACCATCTTCCACGCCGTCTCCTTCGCCGAGGGCGAGATCGGCGTGCGCAGCAACGAGCAGGCCGCCGCGGTCATCGAGCGCATCGCCGAGCTCGCCCCGCGCCTGACCGTCGACACCCGCATCCACGCCCGCTTCGAGATCACCGACGAGGCGGCCGTGCCCCGGCTCGAGACGCTCCTGAGGGCCGGGAAGATCCACCTGCTGTCGCTCATGGACCACACGCCCGGTCAGGGGCAGTTCCGCGAGGCGGCGGCCTTCGAGACCTACTACCGGCGCGTCTACGGCAAGGACAAGGCGGAGGTCGACGAGATCATCGGGCGCAAGCTCCGCGCACAGCAGCAGGCGGCGGCGCGGCTCGAGCACATGACGGGGCTCTGCCGGTCGCTGGGCATCCCCATGGCCTCCCACGACGACGACTCGCGGGAGAAGGTCCGCTGGCTGCGGGACCGCGCCGTCGCGATCTCCGAGTTCCCCGTCAACATGGAGGCCCTGCGGGCCGCGAGCGACTCGGGCCTTCACGTCTGCCTCGGCGCCCCGAACGTCCTGCGCGGCGCCTCCCAGGGCGGCAACCTCAGCGCCCGCGCGGCCATCGAGGCAGGCTACGGCGACATCCTGTGCTCCGACTACGCCCCCATGACGATGCTGCACGCCGTCTTCACCCTCGAGGCGCTGGGGCTCGCGCCCCTGCACGAGGCCGTCAACATGGTCAGCCTGCGGGCGGCGCGGGCCGTGGGCATCCACCGCGACAAGGGATCGCTGGAGGAGGGCAAGGCGGCGGACCTCGTCCTCGTGGAGCGCACCGACGGCGTGCCGCGCATCCGCAAGACGTTCGTCGCCGGACAGGAGGTGTTTTCCACGTGCCCGCGATAG
- a CDS encoding phosphatidylserine decarboxylase — translation MTTTHQYIERETSRTLTESLYGDAVIRFVYGSLRERAPALFRAVTGSRMSRILGFVNYDLFLGGRLTGSGGFLKACGIDLRECLDPPATLDTPRKIFERKIRYWECRPMPSDPLAVVSPADSKALLGSFSECSGLCVKGKFFDYAELLGPEKGRWLEAFRDGDFVICRLTPEKYHYNHTPAAGLVVDYYEIDGAYHSCNPGAVIALVTPYSKNKRVVTVIDTDVPGGTQAGLVAMIEVAALMIGGITQCYSEEQYRHASRIRPGMFLRRGCPKSLYHPGSSTDIVLFQRGRVQFSGDLVRNRCDRRAESRFTRAFGLALVETDVKVRSAIGRAVEAGPSGQKGG, via the coding sequence ATGACCACGACCCACCAGTATATCGAGCGGGAAACGAGTAGGACCCTCACGGAGAGCCTCTACGGGGACGCCGTGATCCGGTTCGTGTACGGCTCGCTCCGGGAGCGGGCGCCGGCCCTGTTCCGCGCCGTGACGGGCAGCCGCATGTCCCGCATCCTCGGCTTCGTCAACTACGACCTCTTCCTCGGCGGGCGTCTGACCGGCAGCGGCGGTTTCCTCAAGGCCTGCGGCATCGACCTGCGGGAGTGCCTCGATCCCCCGGCGACGCTGGACACGCCCCGCAAGATCTTCGAGCGCAAGATCCGGTACTGGGAGTGCCGGCCCATGCCCTCCGACCCGCTGGCCGTCGTGTCCCCGGCGGACTCGAAGGCCCTCCTCGGCTCGTTCTCGGAGTGCTCGGGCCTGTGCGTCAAGGGCAAGTTCTTCGACTACGCGGAGCTCCTGGGCCCGGAGAAGGGCCGGTGGCTCGAGGCCTTCCGCGACGGGGACTTCGTGATCTGCCGGCTCACGCCCGAGAAGTACCACTACAACCACACGCCCGCGGCGGGCCTCGTCGTGGATTACTACGAGATCGACGGCGCCTACCATTCCTGCAACCCCGGCGCCGTCATCGCCCTGGTGACCCCCTACTCGAAGAACAAGCGCGTCGTGACGGTCATCGACACCGACGTGCCGGGAGGCACGCAGGCCGGGCTCGTGGCGATGATCGAGGTGGCGGCCCTGATGATCGGCGGCATCACGCAGTGCTACAGCGAGGAGCAGTACCGGCACGCCTCGCGCATCCGGCCGGGCATGTTCCTCCGCAGGGGATGCCCCAAGAGCCTCTACCACCCGGGCAGCAGCACCGACATCGTCCTGTTCCAGCGCGGCCGGGTGCAATTCTCCGGCGACCTCGTCCGCAACCGCTGCGACCGCCGGGCCGAGAGCCGCTTCACGCGCGCCTTCGGCCTCGCCCTCGTGGAGACGGACGTGAAGGTGCGCTCGGCCATCGGCCGGGCCGTCGAGGCCGGACCGAGCGGGCAGAAAGGCGGATGA
- a CDS encoding patatin-like phospholipase family protein, which produces MGHEATKTVNLALQGGGAHGAFAWGVLDRLLEDGRIAIEGISATSAGSLNAVAYGWGAMRGGPEGARKALHDLWWEVSKAGLFFSPVRRWPLERFWPGVSAALSALGFRIFETWTRVLSPYQFNPLDFNPIREMLRNCIDFEELVRCDCVDLFISATNVRTGQVRVFRNEEITPEVVIASSCLPFLFQAVEIDGEHYWDGGYMGNPSLFPLFYYTKSRDIVIVHINPLRRETIPKTAAEIENRLNEITFNASLLKELRAIAFVVKLLEEQWLREERRGELKHVLVHSIRADEALKDLGVATKFVSDWSFLTDLRDRGRETAARWLEENYGHIGRRSSVDLRKEFLQRGSDRPLARTT; this is translated from the coding sequence ATGGGACACGAAGCGACCAAGACGGTGAACCTGGCCCTCCAGGGCGGAGGGGCCCACGGGGCCTTTGCCTGGGGCGTGCTGGACCGGCTCCTCGAGGACGGCCGGATCGCGATCGAGGGGATCTCGGCGACGAGCGCGGGGTCCCTGAACGCCGTGGCCTACGGCTGGGGCGCGATGCGCGGGGGCCCCGAGGGGGCCCGGAAGGCCCTGCACGACCTGTGGTGGGAGGTGAGCAAGGCGGGCCTGTTCTTCAGCCCGGTCCGCCGCTGGCCCCTGGAGAGATTCTGGCCCGGCGTCTCGGCGGCGCTCTCCGCGCTGGGCTTCCGCATCTTCGAGACCTGGACGAGGGTCCTGTCGCCCTACCAGTTCAACCCCCTGGACTTCAACCCCATCCGGGAGATGCTGCGCAACTGCATCGACTTCGAGGAGCTCGTCCGCTGCGACTGCGTCGATTTGTTCATCAGCGCGACGAACGTCCGCACGGGCCAGGTCCGCGTGTTCCGCAACGAGGAGATCACCCCCGAGGTCGTCATCGCCTCGTCGTGCCTGCCCTTCCTCTTCCAGGCCGTGGAGATCGACGGCGAGCACTACTGGGACGGGGGCTACATGGGCAACCCCTCGCTCTTCCCCCTCTTCTACTACACGAAGTCCCGCGACATCGTGATCGTGCACATCAACCCCCTGCGGCGGGAGACGATCCCGAAGACGGCCGCGGAGATCGAGAACCGCCTCAACGAGATCACCTTCAACGCCTCGCTGCTCAAGGAGCTGCGCGCGATCGCCTTCGTCGTCAAGCTGCTGGAGGAGCAGTGGCTGCGCGAGGAGCGGCGGGGCGAGCTCAAGCACGTGCTGGTGCACTCCATCCGCGCCGACGAGGCGCTCAAGGACCTCGGCGTGGCGACCAAGTTCGTCAGCGACTGGTCGTTCCTCACGGACCTGCGCGACCGGGGCCGCGAGACGGCGGCGCGCTGGCTCGAGGAGAACTACGGGCACATCGGGAGGCGCTCGAGCGTCGACCTGCGGAAGGAGTTCCTCCAGCGCGGCTCTGACAGGCCCCTTGCCCGGACGACGTGA
- the radA gene encoding DNA repair protein RadA, which translates to MKKQQKTAFFCQNCGYESPKWVGKCPGCGEWNRFAEEPVGAKDPRVPAEYQLGEKPRPIDTVEADEKARIKTGIAEMDRVLGGGIVAGSAILVGGDPGIGKSTLLLQVLHRLAEGGRRVLYVSGEESASQIRLRADRIGAASKGLYVLVEVALENILRYVKDVAPEAIVIDSIQTVYSSLLSSAPGSVGQVREASERLIILSKKTGIPVFLVGHVTKDGSIAGPKVLEHMVDTVLYFEGDTGHSYRIIRGIKNRFGPTNEIGVFEMRDRGLVEVSNPSEYFLTERPEGMAGSVVVAAIEGTRPILVEVQALVAGTSYGTPRRTAIGVDANRVSLLVAVLDKIGGLHLGNHDIFVNVAGGVRLSEPAADMGIVAAIASSFLDRPVDPKTVVFGEVGLTGEIRGINRMEVRIREAARMGFARCVLPRTQFRGGAAAEGIELVRVDHLRGLMEQIF; encoded by the coding sequence ATGAAAAAACAGCAGAAAACCGCCTTCTTCTGCCAGAACTGCGGCTACGAGTCGCCCAAGTGGGTCGGGAAGTGCCCCGGCTGCGGCGAGTGGAACCGCTTCGCCGAGGAGCCCGTGGGAGCGAAAGACCCCCGGGTGCCGGCGGAGTACCAGCTGGGCGAAAAGCCCCGGCCGATCGACACCGTGGAGGCCGACGAGAAGGCCCGCATCAAGACGGGGATTGCGGAGATGGACCGGGTCCTCGGCGGGGGCATCGTGGCCGGGTCGGCCATCCTCGTGGGGGGGGACCCGGGGATCGGCAAGTCGACGCTGCTGCTGCAGGTCCTGCACCGCCTCGCCGAGGGGGGGCGCCGGGTCCTCTACGTCTCGGGCGAGGAGTCGGCCAGCCAGATCCGGCTCCGGGCCGACCGGATCGGGGCCGCCTCGAAGGGCCTCTACGTTCTCGTCGAGGTGGCCCTGGAGAACATCCTGCGCTACGTCAAGGACGTGGCCCCCGAGGCCATCGTCATCGACTCCATCCAGACCGTCTACAGCTCGCTGCTCTCCTCGGCGCCGGGCAGCGTCGGGCAGGTCCGGGAGGCCTCGGAGCGCCTCATCATCCTCTCCAAGAAGACGGGCATTCCCGTCTTCCTCGTGGGGCACGTCACGAAGGACGGCTCCATCGCGGGCCCCAAGGTCCTCGAGCACATGGTCGACACGGTCCTCTACTTCGAGGGCGACACGGGGCACTCCTACCGCATCATCCGGGGCATCAAGAACCGCTTCGGCCCCACCAACGAGATCGGCGTCTTCGAGATGCGAGACCGGGGGCTCGTGGAGGTGTCGAACCCCTCGGAGTACTTCCTCACGGAGCGCCCCGAGGGCATGGCCGGTTCCGTCGTCGTGGCGGCCATCGAGGGCACCCGCCCCATCCTGGTGGAGGTCCAGGCCCTGGTGGCCGGCACGAGCTACGGCACGCCCCGGCGGACGGCCATCGGCGTCGACGCGAACCGCGTCTCGCTGCTGGTGGCGGTCCTGGACAAGATCGGCGGCCTGCACCTGGGCAACCACGACATCTTCGTCAACGTGGCCGGCGGGGTGCGGCTCTCCGAGCCGGCCGCGGACATGGGGATCGTGGCGGCCATCGCGTCGAGCTTCCTCGACCGGCCCGTGGACCCGAAGACGGTCGTCTTCGGCGAGGTGGGGCTCACGGGCGAGATCCGCGGCATCAACCGGATGGAGGTCCGCATCCGCGAGGCGGCGCGCATGGGCTTTGCGCGATGCGTCCTGCCGCGGACGCAGTTCCGGGGCGGCGCCGCGGCCGAGGGCATCGAGCTCGTACGGGTCGACCACCTCCGCGGCTTGATGGAGCAGATCTTTTAG
- a CDS encoding sugar phosphate isomerase/epimerase: MPAIGAKIDEVRVDGQLDRFRRDLDYFRGLGIGAVEIPVHGLDAIVHGRLDRTRTAEVRDILRGRGFACSVHAPNPLNLMDRDHGALHGRVFRASLEFASEIGSGVVVYHAGRFTAEEAFADPARAPLSERDREILLDREACAIRDMADEFPGVCICIENARPYLHHSPYCYGEFPGALREMVLRISRPNVRVNLDTGHLYMAARFHGFDPVAAARDLAPLVAHAHVHDNFGLAIRHTEKQQTHLVPFGRGDAHMPVGRGEVPVAQILGAFIGDYRGMLITELRDRYFHATGESVEAIRRIVEGLTRPGADASRGTPRAPALCD; the protein is encoded by the coding sequence GTGCCCGCGATAGGCGCCAAGATCGACGAGGTCCGCGTCGACGGGCAGCTGGACCGGTTCCGGCGGGACCTCGACTATTTCCGCGGCCTGGGGATCGGCGCCGTGGAGATCCCCGTCCACGGCCTCGACGCCATCGTGCACGGCCGGCTCGACCGCACCCGCACCGCGGAAGTCCGGGACATCCTGCGCGGCCGCGGCTTCGCCTGCAGCGTGCACGCGCCCAACCCCCTGAACCTCATGGACCGGGACCACGGCGCCCTGCACGGCCGGGTGTTCCGGGCGAGCCTGGAGTTCGCCTCGGAGATCGGCTCGGGCGTCGTCGTCTACCACGCGGGCCGCTTCACGGCGGAGGAGGCCTTCGCCGACCCCGCCCGCGCGCCCCTCTCGGAGAGGGACCGGGAAATCCTCCTCGACCGCGAGGCCTGCGCCATCCGGGACATGGCGGACGAATTCCCCGGCGTCTGCATCTGCATCGAGAACGCCCGCCCGTACCTCCACCATTCCCCCTACTGCTACGGGGAGTTCCCCGGGGCGCTGCGCGAGATGGTGCTGCGGATCTCCCGGCCCAACGTGCGGGTCAACCTCGACACGGGGCACCTCTACATGGCCGCCCGGTTCCACGGCTTCGACCCCGTCGCGGCGGCCCGCGACCTGGCGCCCCTCGTCGCGCACGCCCACGTCCACGACAACTTCGGGCTGGCGATCCGCCACACCGAAAAGCAGCAGACCCACCTCGTCCCCTTCGGGCGCGGGGATGCCCACATGCCCGTGGGCCGGGGGGAGGTCCCCGTCGCGCAGATCCTGGGCGCCTTCATCGGCGACTACCGTGGGATGCTGATCACGGAGCTGCGCGACCGGTACTTCCACGCGACGGGGGAGTCGGTCGAGGCCATCCGGCGGATCGTCGAGGGCCTCACCCGGCCCGGCGCCGATGCCTCCCGCGGCACGCCGCGCGCGCCCGCTCTTTGCGATTGA
- the phoB gene encoding phosphate regulon transcriptional regulator PhoB, with product MGPRILIVDDEKDIVDLVAYNLEKEGYEVLKALDGEKALALVRAKRPDLVVLDLMLPGIQGLEVCKRLRRDAETAAVPIIMLTAKGEELDKILGLEVGADDYVTKPFGVKELVARIRAVLRRSAAGARPEKPEVFEFKGLRIDMRSYEVTVDGRRVTLSPTEFKLLRFLSQNPGRVYSRDQILDKVWGDESFVEPRTVDVHIRRLRSQIERDENSPAYILTVRGIGYKFAER from the coding sequence ATGGGTCCCCGAATCCTGATCGTGGACGACGAGAAAGACATCGTCGACCTCGTGGCCTACAACCTCGAGAAGGAGGGATACGAGGTCCTCAAGGCGCTCGACGGGGAGAAGGCCCTCGCGCTCGTGCGGGCGAAGAGGCCGGATCTCGTCGTGCTCGATCTCATGCTGCCCGGGATCCAGGGGCTCGAGGTCTGCAAGCGGCTCCGCCGGGACGCCGAGACGGCCGCCGTGCCCATCATCATGCTCACGGCGAAGGGCGAGGAGCTGGACAAGATCCTCGGCCTCGAGGTGGGCGCCGACGACTACGTCACGAAGCCCTTCGGCGTGAAGGAGCTCGTGGCGCGCATCAGGGCGGTCCTGCGCCGCTCCGCGGCGGGCGCGCGGCCCGAGAAGCCCGAGGTCTTCGAGTTCAAGGGGCTCCGGATCGACATGCGGTCCTACGAGGTCACCGTCGACGGACGCAGGGTGACCCTGAGCCCCACGGAGTTCAAGCTTCTGCGTTTTCTCTCCCAGAACCCCGGCCGCGTCTACAGCCGTGACCAGATCCTGGACAAGGTCTGGGGCGACGAGTCCTTCGTCGAGCCCCGCACCGTCGACGTGCACATCCGGCGCCTCCGGTCCCAGATCGAGCGCGACGAGAACAGCCCCGCCTACATCCTTACAGTCCGCGGCATCGGCTACAAGTTCGCCGAGCGCTGA
- the phnL gene encoding phosphonate C-P lyase system protein PhnL produces the protein MLEVNNLSKTFTVHILGGKVIEGFGGVSFRAAPGEFLGLAGRSGSGKSSVLKCIYGTYLPTAGEIWFDSAGGGGRINLAASDEQTILGVRRREMGYVSQFLRVIPRVAAVDVVAEPLLRRGTDPAEARSRAAALLERLAIPARLHDAYPATFSGGEQQRINIARAVIWEPRLLLLDEPTASLDRAARQTVLALFRELKEKGSCLVGAFHDLASLEALADRMFSLDNGVPGHA, from the coding sequence ATGCTGGAAGTCAACAACCTCTCCAAGACGTTCACGGTCCACATCCTTGGCGGCAAGGTCATCGAGGGCTTCGGCGGCGTGTCCTTCCGCGCGGCGCCGGGCGAGTTTCTCGGCCTGGCGGGCCGCAGCGGCTCGGGCAAGAGCTCCGTGCTCAAGTGCATCTACGGGACCTACCTGCCCACGGCAGGCGAGATCTGGTTCGACTCGGCGGGGGGCGGCGGGCGGATCAACCTCGCCGCCAGCGACGAGCAGACGATCCTCGGGGTGCGCAGGCGCGAGATGGGCTACGTCTCCCAGTTCCTCCGGGTCATCCCGCGGGTGGCCGCCGTGGACGTCGTCGCCGAGCCGTTGCTCAGGCGGGGCACGGACCCGGCCGAGGCCCGCAGCCGCGCCGCGGCGCTGCTGGAGCGCCTCGCCATCCCCGCCCGGCTGCACGACGCCTACCCCGCCACCTTCAGCGGCGGCGAGCAGCAGCGGATCAACATCGCCCGGGCCGTGATCTGGGAGCCCCGCCTGCTACTGCTCGACGAGCCGACGGCCTCGCTCGACCGGGCCGCCCGGCAGACGGTGCTGGCGCTCTTCCGCGAGCTCAAGGAAAAGGGGTCCTGCCTGGTCGGGGCCTTCCACGACCTGGCCTCCCTGGAGGCCCTGGCAGACCGAATGTTCAGCCTCGACAACGGGGTGCCCGGCCATGCGTGA
- a CDS encoding phosphoserine transaminase, which produces MPHNPNFSSGPCSKRPGWTLDGLKDAALGRSHRSALGKAKLGEAIARSKKLLGVPDDYLLGIMPGSDTGAFEAAMWTMLGPRPVTVLVWESFSGEWAKDVQKELKLNPTVLEAPYGKLPDLKAVDWKSDVVFVANGTTSGVKIPDWDWIPADREGLSMCDATSAVFAMPVDWSKVDVLTYSWQKCLGGEAAHGVLVLGPRAVERIASYDPPWPLPKVFRLKKKGAVDKAIFDGDTINTPSMLCVEDYLDALAWAESIGLEGLFKRSEANLKVVEDWVAKRDWIDFLAEDKATRSSTSVCLKVVSPAFQVMGQKEQGDFIKAVAGQLSKDGAAHDVSAYRDAPPGFRFWCGPTIEPEDVRHALDALERVYLQKMK; this is translated from the coding sequence ATGCCGCACAATCCCAACTTCAGCTCCGGCCCCTGCAGCAAGAGACCCGGTTGGACCCTCGACGGCCTGAAAGACGCCGCCCTGGGGCGCTCCCACCGCTCCGCGCTGGGCAAGGCCAAACTGGGCGAGGCGATCGCCCGCAGCAAGAAACTCCTCGGCGTCCCCGACGACTACCTGCTCGGGATCATGCCGGGCTCCGACACGGGCGCCTTCGAGGCGGCCATGTGGACGATGCTCGGCCCCCGGCCCGTCACCGTGCTCGTCTGGGAGAGCTTCAGCGGCGAGTGGGCCAAGGACGTCCAGAAGGAACTGAAACTCAATCCCACGGTCCTCGAGGCCCCCTACGGGAAGCTGCCCGACCTCAAGGCCGTGGACTGGAAGAGCGACGTCGTCTTCGTCGCCAACGGCACGACGAGCGGCGTGAAGATCCCGGACTGGGACTGGATCCCGGCCGACCGCGAGGGGCTCTCGATGTGCGACGCCACGAGCGCCGTCTTCGCCATGCCCGTCGACTGGTCCAAGGTGGACGTCCTGACCTACTCCTGGCAGAAGTGCCTGGGCGGCGAGGCGGCCCACGGGGTCCTGGTGCTCGGCCCCCGCGCCGTGGAGAGGATCGCGTCCTACGACCCGCCCTGGCCCCTGCCGAAGGTCTTCCGCCTGAAGAAGAAGGGCGCCGTGGACAAGGCCATCTTCGACGGCGACACGATCAACACGCCCTCGATGCTCTGCGTCGAGGACTACCTGGACGCCCTCGCATGGGCCGAGTCGATCGGCCTCGAGGGCCTCTTCAAGCGCAGCGAGGCGAACCTCAAGGTCGTCGAGGACTGGGTCGCGAAGCGCGACTGGATCGACTTCCTCGCCGAGGACAAGGCCACGCGCTCCAGCACGTCGGTCTGCCTCAAGGTCGTCAGCCCGGCGTTCCAGGTCATGGGCCAGAAGGAGCAGGGCGACTTCATCAAGGCCGTGGCGGGCCAGCTCAGCAAGGATGGCGCGGCCCACGACGTGAGCGCCTACCGCGACGCTCCCCCGGGGTTCCGCTTCTGGTGCGGGCCCACGATCGAGCCGGAGGACGTCCGGCACGCCCTCGACGCCCTGGAAAGGGTCTACCTGCAGAAGATGAAGTGA
- a CDS encoding prolipoprotein diacylglyceryl transferase, producing the protein MTETIFIASLAVILAVLFRWAFRALPGESWQILAAVPLRKQAGGNWSGLNLTWYGFFSACAYVLAAAVYLVLTAAVGVPRTAALALLAATLLLCAPASKLLARLIEGKSFTFTVGGASFVGILAAPFLVRGAEAVTGWPMPVFPVIAAVAVAYAFGEGVGRLACVSFGCCYGRPLADFGPAVRDRLGRWCFTFTGKTKKIAYESGLDGQRVVPVQALSAVINCAAGLAGAVLFLASRFEAAFLVTVAATQVWRFVSEFLRADFRGHGRISAYQKMNVAAVAYAGAIAALVPAGTAPAVDLGPALGILWDPCMILFLQGLWLVFFLYTGRSRVTGSTLDFFVHRDRV; encoded by the coding sequence ATGACCGAGACGATCTTCATCGCATCGCTGGCCGTGATCCTCGCGGTGCTCTTCCGGTGGGCCTTCCGGGCGCTGCCGGGGGAGAGCTGGCAGATCCTGGCCGCCGTGCCGCTCCGCAAGCAGGCCGGCGGCAACTGGTCCGGCCTCAACCTCACCTGGTACGGGTTCTTCAGCGCCTGCGCCTACGTGCTGGCCGCCGCCGTCTACCTCGTCCTGACGGCGGCCGTCGGGGTCCCCCGCACGGCGGCCCTCGCGCTGCTGGCCGCCACGCTGCTGCTCTGCGCCCCCGCGTCGAAGCTCCTGGCGCGGCTCATCGAGGGCAAGAGCTTCACGTTCACCGTCGGCGGGGCCTCCTTCGTGGGCATCCTGGCGGCCCCGTTCCTGGTCCGCGGGGCCGAGGCCGTCACGGGGTGGCCCATGCCCGTCTTCCCCGTCATCGCCGCCGTCGCCGTCGCCTACGCCTTCGGCGAGGGGGTCGGGCGGCTCGCCTGCGTGAGCTTCGGCTGCTGCTACGGCCGGCCGCTTGCGGACTTCGGGCCCGCCGTGCGGGACCGTCTCGGGCGCTGGTGCTTCACCTTCACGGGCAAGACGAAGAAGATCGCCTACGAGAGCGGCCTCGACGGGCAGAGGGTCGTCCCCGTGCAGGCCCTCTCGGCCGTCATCAACTGCGCGGCGGGGCTCGCGGGCGCCGTGCTGTTCCTGGCGTCGCGCTTCGAGGCGGCCTTCCTGGTCACCGTCGCCGCGACCCAGGTCTGGCGTTTCGTCTCCGAGTTCCTCCGGGCCGATTTCCGGGGGCACGGCAGAATATCGGCCTACCAGAAGATGAACGTCGCGGCCGTCGCGTACGCCGGCGCGATCGCGGCGCTGGTGCCCGCCGGGACGGCCCCGGCGGTCGATCTCGGCCCCGCCCTCGGGATCCTGTGGGACCCCTGCATGATCCTCTTCCTGCAGGGCCTGTGGCTGGTCTTCTTTCTCTACACCGGCCGCAGCCGGGTCACGGGGTCGACGCTGGACTTCTTCGTGCACCGCGACCGGGTCTAG